The following proteins are encoded in a genomic region of Brachypodium distachyon strain Bd21 chromosome 1, Brachypodium_distachyon_v3.0, whole genome shotgun sequence:
- the LOC100821757 gene encoding protein NDH-DEPENDENT CYCLIC ELECTRON FLOW 5 codes for MAFRAPTAATPHGHATPSPLPSSRKHAAFSKLSGVANGSRRARLAGAAPPPVHALAPTTAAASPFPPPNAEYLAAEFGGHGVTFEAVGDSCAVKMAVRNGSAAHLLLPSGLVTSYKPAMWHGASTEVLHTTVGEGPGGRAVIRGGVSMDFRCTRVDAVAGAENDDARPGSSSWWSPGGAWSLRDVRGGPTGSIEVELVSAEPGSRGGAEARCVVTLRPEALASEFTVTNPSASPNPMAVTGAVANHLRVSTPDATYAVGLQGSDYRSREPLLSEFSILPPDYYSTRPGATARKMNWLDNLISGGGGVARRASPAQDPDGEEEDDYKHLTDELCRVYSHAPRDFTVIDRGRRNSICLSRRGFEELYVFSPGSNYEWYGKFAYVCIGPAMLEPVVLAPGSTWHGAQHLRNPNL; via the exons ATGGCTTTCCGCGCTCCAACTGCCGCCACTCCCCATGGCCACGCCACTCCATCTCCTCTCCCGAGCTCACGGAAGCACGCGGCCTTCTCCAAGCTCAGCGGCGTTGCCAATGGCAGCCGGAGGGCGCGGCTCGCGGGCGCAGCACCTCCTCCAGTGCACGCACTGGCGCCGAccacggcagcggcgtcgCCCTTCCCTCCTCCCAACGCAGAGTACCTGGCCGCCGAGTTCGGCGGCCACGGCGTGACCTTTGAGGCCGTGGGCGACAGCTGCGCGGTGAAGATGGCGGTGCGCAACGGCAGCGCGGCGCACCTGCTGCTCCCCAGCGGgctcgtcacctcctacaagcCGGCCATGTGGCACGGCGCCTCCACGGAGGTGCTCCACACCACCGTCGGCGAGGGCCCCGGCGGCCGCGCCGTCATCCGCGGCGGCGTCTCCATGGACTTCCGCTGCACGCGcgtcgacgccgtcgccggagccgaGAACGACGACGCGCGGCCGGGGTCTTCGTCGTGGTGGTCGCCGGGCGGGGCGTGGTCGCTGCGGGACGTGAGGGGAGGCCCCACGGGGTCCATCGAGGTGGAGCTGGTGTCCGCCGAGCCCGGGAGCCGCGGCGGGGCGGAGGCGAGGTGCGTCGTGACGCTGCGGCCGGAGGCGCTGGCGTCGGAGTTCACGGTGACGAACCCGAGCGCGTCCCCGAACCCGATGGCGGTGACGGGCGCCGTGGCGAACCACCTGCGCGTGAGCACGCCGGACGCCACCTACGCCGTGGGGCTCCAGGGGTCGGACTACCGCAGCAGGGAGCCCCTGCTGTCCGAGTTCAGCATCCTTCCCCCGGACTACTACAGCACGCGGCCTGGGGCCACGGCCCGGAAGATGAACTGGCTCGACAACCtcatctccggcggcggcggcgtggcccgCCGCGCGTCGCCGGCGCAGGATccggacggcgaggaggaggacgactaCAAGCACCTCACGGATGAGCTGTGCCGGGTCTACAGCCACGCGCCCAGAGATTTCACCGTCATCGACAGG GGCAGGAGGAACTCGATTTGTTTGAGCAGGAGAGGGTTCGAGGAGCTGTACGTCTTCAGCCCAGGATCAAACTACGAGTGGTACGGGAAATTCGCCTACGTGTGCATCGGGCCTGCAATGCTGGAACCCGTGGTGCTTGCACCTGGAAGCACATGGCATGGTGCTCAACACCTTCGTAACCCAAACTTGTAG